Genomic window (Castor canadensis chromosome X, mCasCan1.hap1v2, whole genome shotgun sequence):
ATGCCACTCTAATATGACATCTTCCCTCCAATTCTCCAGGAGCTCTGGCCACCCCTTGTTGGAACTCTCTTCTTGGCTCAGATCATGGGCATGGGTGTGAGTTTGAGGATGCTATGGAAATTGGGGGCTGCCATACCTGGCTCAAAGTTGAAGTCCAGTCCCTCACCCCCATCCATGAGGTCACTGATGATGTTATCCATGTCGCACTCCAGGTTCTCCATATACATATCAAGATCTAGATCTTGAGGCATTCTGTCTTGGCTTGTAGCTTCAGTAGAAGGTGTGAGCACAGGAGTTCCCAGGGCCTTGGGAATGGGAGCACCTGCCATGACTGGAGGTGGTGCCATCATAGAAACAGTGGGAACCAGATTGCTGGGGCCTGGAGCCTCTAGGGGCTTAGGACACAGGCCGACTTCTGTGGTCAGCTTATTGGAGGAAGATATACCCCCCAGCAACAGAAGTGTGGGAGCCTGGGACAGAATGGGATCTACCTGGGTCATGAGGACATCAGCAGGGGGTGGTGGCGTATCAGAGGTGAGCAGGGCCTCCAGAGACTGGGAGCCTGAGAAGCACCCTTCTCCTGCTGACAGGGGCCCCTCTGTTGGGCCGAAGAGAGAGGTGCCATAGGTGTGTAAGGGGCCAGTAACACCAGGATGCTGCAAAGAGAAGCCAGAAAGACTGCTTCGAGACAGCAGGGAATGGGGAGATGTGAGATTGAGCCCATCCAGCAGCTCTAGATCTTCATTTAGGGTGGGAGGAACACCCCCTGCATAGCTGCTGACAGAGGCTGGTATTTCTTCCTCTGCTAGCACCTCAGACTCTGGCCTTATGGGGGACAGCCGGGTGCTGACAGTGCTAGCATTGGAACTGCTTCGTGGACGGAAGGTGGTCCACACATCAGCTTCTTCACGATTTCGAGAGCAAGGGCTGCCTGACCACTTGGCAAAATGGCCCATAGGGCTCCTTGGAGTGGCACCTTCAGGTGGAGCTGGCAGCACAGATGGCTTCTTCTTGGGGGCCTTGCTTCGGCCCCGGAGCAGCTTGCTGCTGCTATCCATGGAGGCAGCCCGGCGGCGGGGTGCCTTGCCACTCTTGCCTCCTTCAGGGTTCAGCATCCACCAAGAGCTCTTGCCAGTGGCCTCATTGTGAACCTTGATAAACTTGCTGTGCAAGGACAGGTTGTGGCGGATGGAGTTCTAGAGGAGACAGAAGCAGCAGGAAAGAGGCATAAGGTAAGTGAAGGAAAGGTGGGTGGGTCTAGTGTAAGGGGAGGCCAGGACACAGCAGGGGTGTTCCTAGAGACTCAAAGTCAAGTGTATGGGGGGGGGCTGGCCTAGAGGTTGGGGAGGGaaacagaaaagggaagagggaggagaccATACACAATTCCCAGGCTCAGCCTCAGCTCCAGACTTTTCTGCACGGGGCCACTAAGGACAAAATAACAACCTACTGCACAGGGGGGGCTAATGTCCACCCATACTGGAAATGCTCCTCTCATGTGTCTGGGGATGTTGGGCTACTTGGCATGGAGGAGCAGTACTCCTGATCAAGCAAGAACTAGGTTCAGATGGGAAAACACATTCCACAGGTCCACCCCTTTTCTTGATGCAGGCTTCGGTGGAGATTATAGGATGGTGGTCATACCAGCCTAGGATTGACCCCTGTCCTGGGCCAGTTCTGGGAACCTAGCAGTTGATGCTCCACTCCCAAATGGACATTTGGGGCAGCCAGCTAGCTCTATAGCACTGGaagattcctttttttcctttctgaatccCAGTTTTATTTCTGCCAATCCAGGACAATCCAGGACACACACCTTCAGCATATTTGTGAGATGCAATCTATCTGTTCCTCTTTTTTCCAAGAAGGATGTTCTCTCTGTAAATTCTATTAGAGACCAAGCTTAAATCCGACCTCTTTCATCAAGTGATTGCTTGTCTTTGACAGCCAAATTTCTTGTacagtattttttaatatattccacaaaattTTACCCAATCTGTATGGTGGTTTATGGTTTCATGTTATTAGTCTCATCAAGTGTAAGCACCAAGGGCACAGACGACAATGCACTCCAATCTCATAGCCCCCAACAGTGCCTCCTTACAATGCCAAGTCCATAGCACATCAGACTCTCAGTACATAATCAATATTTGTAACCCAATTCCTGGTAATGGTGCTGAGGCTCCCCTTGAGGCTCTTGTCAGCTCTTGAGTGCCTTGGGTATCGGAAGCTATGTGTTTTCCATTCCTCCTTCACTGGTGTCATTCTGCTAGGGATACCTTTTTTCCCCCCCAGCAGCCAAGGGAGCAAGACTGAGATGGGCACTTCTTGAGCCCCCTGTGCTAATTACACTAGTTTTGCccacctcccttttcccccctacctccttcccagctccctttccctttccctcactTCTCCTCAGGAATTTGTGCATAATCTCTCTATCCATTGGGGCGTTTGACCTCCCACATGGAGCTCTTTAGTCTTGAAACTCAGTAAGAGGCAAGAAGTGCTTGGAGCGACTAAGACTAAGACACTGAGGCTCTGGACATCCACTCATGTGTCTCTGACTGGTGCTCTCAGATAAGGAGACCCTTTGCCTGGGGAGCTTGGCTTTAGCAGCTTCTTTTGCCAGGGCTCTTTAGCACTCCTTGCTTAGCTTTAGCACTCCTTGTCCTCCTGAGATCCTGTGATCATGGCACTACAACTACTCTGCCTGCACTGATGCTTCTAGCTCCTTCAAGAGGTCACGCTTGTCATCCAGCCTAGGCTTTTAGTAACTGAGGACCACACTGACTTTTGGCACTGTAATTTCCTCATTCTCATCCTCTAACTCTGAGTCTACTTagggtttagttttttgttttgtggtgctgaagGGTCAGAGCCTAGGATCTTGAGCATGCTACACAatcgctctaccactgagctatacctccaccATCCACAACCACTCTTCTCTAGGTCTTGAGAACTAGCAAGTGGGAGAGGTCTGTTCCCTAGGAAACATAACTCTTAATGTGttggaagtggggggggggaggtttACTGCTAATTGCTCCCTAAGTCACCTAACCTAAGCTTTCTTGTTCTAAGTGAGTGCCGCCCCCTGGTGGGGTGGGAATGACCTTGGCATCTCACCAGGGAAGTCAACTCAGGCAAGAAGTCTCTGgctgggaaggggtgggggggcttTGGAAACCCCAAACTCAGCCTGATTTGGTTTTGCAATCATTTCAATAAAAGCAAGACACACTCTCTTTAGGGAAATAGGATTTATAGTGAGACTTGAGTTCAAGTACTCATTCTGATAGTCAGGTGAGTTTCTTAACCTTTCCTTTGCCTtactttcctcatttgcaaaacatGGAATCTCAGAATTGCTGTGaagattaatgaaatgaaaattttaaatgatttaataaaCTATATAATAAAGTATAAGTGTAAATCGTAAGGAGGGACAATATTGCCATAGTATAACTAACAATTCATGGTTGTTTATTCTACACTGGAAAATGAacctaagagaaaagaaaaacagctgtgtAGGCTGGATCCAAGGAGGGGAGCTCTTTATGAGCTGAGACTGTGGCGTGGCAGTCTACCCAGAAATAGTGCCAAGGGTCTCAGCTGTCCCATTTTCTGTCCTGTACAGTCCCTACACATACTGCAGATCTGATCCCTCAACTGTCTATGATCAGGGAAGACCCCCCTGATCATTCCACCCTCTGTACTTGTTGTATGCTCGTCTCACCATCAACACAGGTGCAAGGCATCAAAATGCGTTGACGCTCCCCGTTTTGTGACTGGCGCCCATATTTCTCTGGATAAGTTTTTCAGAGTATCTTGCAAGATCTTTCCCCACGGTTTCTTCGTGGAAGGCCAATGGAACACTCAACCTAGGTAGTGCTCTAAAGTCAAAATCCTGCCTCCTTTTTCACGAGCAATATTCCTCAACAGCAAACCAAGACTTCCCCCAAAGCTTGGAAAGCCTCTTATAAGAGAGAGTTTCTTGGCAGTAGAGGGTAAGCCAAGGCAGATAGCAGCTCACAGCCCTTCTCATTAGTGCCTGAAATCAGCTACCTTTCCCCATGAATACCATTCTCTTCACCCTTTGCTGCCCACTCCTTCATTTTGGGTACACCAATCCTAGAACAAGTACCTCTACTGAGGCATTGGTAGGCAAACAGAGAATCCAAGTAATCCCACAGGAATGGGAGAAAAGGTGTTGGGGTGGAAGTGGGGGAGGATAGAAGGCTAGGTTCATGCAGGGAATCCACAGTTCCTGCTGTACATAGGATAAAGACTTCTCTGTGGGAATAAGTGTTTGGAGCAGCCCAAGCCAAAGTGCTGGGAGTGCTGAACAGCCGGGCAGAGAATTTGATTTTCTCCAGGGCAAGGACAGTGTCTTATTCATCTGTGATCGTCCAGCATCAAGCTCTGAGTGTGGCATATACTATGTACTAAGTAAATGTTTGTCTAACTGAAGAGTGAAGGTGGATCTCTAGGCTTTccaaaggggtgggggaggtaaAGGAGCCCCAGAATAGGAATAAAGGGCTGAAGGGCTCTAGAGGTAGATGGTGTTGGGATGGAAGTAAGGGGGTCATAGTTACCTTCCATCCAGCTGAGCTGTTGCTGTCACCCTTGTCCTTGAAGTAGGGCACAGTTCGGACCATCCACTCATAGATCTGGGCGAGTGTCAGCCGCTTCTCCGGGGCGCTTTCAATGGCCTGGCTGATGAGTTCTGCATATGACTGATTTCCCCAGGCATTCCGGCGGGAGCCTCCCTTCCGAGGACCTGTTACAGCCCCCAGGATCCCCGGCTGGGGGCCCCCTGCCGGCTCTGGGAGCCGGGAGGGCAACAGGATCGGTTCGGAGTGCACCTCCGTGTGTACCTTCTCTCCCAGACCTGGCTCCACCTCGGACGGCTCGGACGGCTCGGTAGCGAGCTCTGGTCTAGGAAGGGGCCAGGTGCAGGAGCGGGGACGGCTCTGGGGTTCGAAGTCGGGATCGAGGTCTATGATCGCGGCAG
Coding sequences:
- the Foxo4 gene encoding forkhead box protein O4 isoform X2, which translates into the protein MDPGNKKSATEAAAIIDLDPDFEPQSRPRSCTWPLPRPELATEPSEPSEVEPGLGEKVHTEVHSEPILLPSRLPEPAGGPQPGILGAVTGPRKGGSRRNAWGNQSYAELISQAIESAPEKRLTLAQIYEWMVRTVPYFKDKGDSNSSAGWKNSIRHNLSLHSKFIKVHNEATGKSSWWMLNPEGGKSGKAPRRRAASMDSSSKLLRGRSKAPKKKPSVLPAPPEGATPRSPMGHFAKWSGSPCSRNREEADVWTTFRPRSSSNASTVSTRLSPIRPESEVLAEEEIPASVSSYAGGVPPTLNEDLELLDGLNLTSPHSLLSRSSLSGFSLQHPGVTGPLHTYGTSLFGPTEGPLSAGEGCFSGSQSLEALLTSDTPPPPADVLMTQALGTPVLTPSTEATSQDRMPQDLDLDMYMENLECDMDNIISDLMDGGEGLDFNFEPDP
- the Foxo4 gene encoding forkhead box protein O4 isoform X1, whose amino-acid sequence is MDPGNKKSATEAAAIIDLDPDFEPQSRPRSCTWPLPRPELATEPSEPSEVEPGLGEKVHTEVHSEPILLPSRLPEPAGGPQPGILGAVTGPRKGGSRRNAWGNQSYAELISQAIESAPEKRLTLAQIYEWMVRTVPYFKDKGDSNSSAGWKNSIRHNLSLHSKFIKVHNEATGKSSWWMLNPEGGKSGKAPRRRAASMDSSSKLLRGRSKAPKKKPSVLPAPPEGATPRSPMGHFAKWSGSPCSRNREEADVWTTFRPRSSSNASTVSTRLSPIRPESEVLAEEEIPASVSSYAGGVPPTLNEDLELLDGLNLTSPHSLLSRSSLSGFSLQHPGVTGPLHTYGTSLFGPTEGPLSAGEGCFSGSQSLEALLTSDTPPPPADVLMTQVDPILSQAPTLLLLGGISSSNKLTTEVGLCPKPLEAPGPSNLVPTVSMMAPPPVMAGAPIPKALGTPVLTPSTEATSQDRMPQDLDLDMYMENLECDMDNIISDLMDGGEGLDFNFEPDP